The genomic DNA aaatgccgttttctcacgagaggctttagttaatggaatctgccagtatcctttcGTCAGGTCCAAGGTTGAAATAAACCGGGCCCGCCCCAGCTTGTCTAAGAGTTCATCTactcgaggcatgggatatgcatcaaacttagagatagcattcaccctcctaaagtctatacataaccgtagtgacccatctggcttgtctattggtacaattgggctacaccactcgcttcgggaaggttcaattaccccaagtttcaacatacactccacctccctccgaacagaatctctccgactctctggaatgcGATACGGTCTCTGTCTGACTCTTAGACCTggcggagtgataatagcatgttcGATCAAATGCGTTCTTCCAGGCACGTTAGAAAACACATCAGCAAACATATTAATTAGATCGCTTACCTCTCTGCGCTGATCAAGagttaattgttcccccatcgggacctcaattgctgacactggctcaattgagggtccaaagtcctctccctcctgtgcaggaaatataaaatggacctcccgttctttccacggtttgaggagattaacgtgataaatttgattttctttccgaCGCCCAGGCTGTCGGATCTCATAATTTACTTTTCCAATCGCTCGAATAACCTCAAAtggaccctgccatttagcaaacaacttagattccgatgagGGAAGCAACAACACCACTTTGTCCCCAGGCCGAAAGTTCCtgattcttgcatttttattgtagcattgctgctgcttctgctgtgccGCTTTGAGATTATCATGCGCCAATCGACCGACTAATTCTAAGCGATCGCGTAactgtaacacatattttactacatttttagactcttttgactgttcttcccaaccttcttttatgagatccaagataccccgcggctgccgaccgtacaagagctcaaacggggaaaatcccgttgaagaTTGTGGTACCTCACGAACTGCAAAAAGTAAGTAGGGAAGCAGCTTGGCCCAATTGCGTTTTTCTTGATCTACAAAGCGGCGCAACAtactttttaaagtctgattaaatcgttcaacaagcccatccgtttgaggatgaaaAACTGAGGTTCTAATTGAACgaatttttaataatttgtataattgCTGAATACAGCCAGACATAAAATTAGTGCCCTGATCAGTGAGAATTTCTTTCGGGATTCCCACCCTAGAGAATATTTTTACCAATTCATTTGCTACTACTTCTGCATTCATAGAGCGTAAGGGAACAGCTTCTGGATATCGTGTTGCGTAGTCCACTACTACCAAAATATACCGATACCCTGAGTCTGCACCCTCCAGAGGGCCTACTAAATCTACACCAATCCTCTCAAACGGTACTCCAAtaatgggcagtgggaccagaggtgcGGGGCGAACTAACTTCGGGGCAGCTAATTGACATTCTGGACACTCAGATACATACTTCCGCACAAGACCGTAAACCCCTGGCCAAAAAAACCGGGCCAGAATTCGTTCCTGGgtcttttcagttcctaaatgaCCTGAAAATGGAATGTCATGCGCTAATCTCATGACTTCCGACTGAAAAGGCccaggaaccaataactgttttacgagctgtcccgtcccgggagcccgggttattctatataataagtgcccagatacagaaaaatgcggaAATACCACTGGTTGTCCTTCCTGCATATCCTTCCCCTCAACATATCTAACCCGTTTCCAAGCGTATTGTAACGTGggatcattttgttgttcatatcCCAGGTCAATATCTCGGTCCCAATGGCTAGGTACACTGAGAGGAGTATCTTGTATTATTTGACCTTCCACATCAGTAACCTCGCAGCCCCGGTCACACTGAACACCTACTCCCTTACCCTGCCGTTTCAGAGATTGGTTTACTTTTGAGTCAGACACCTCCCCTTGTCGTCTCAGAGTTCCCTCATATTTTTCCACCcggcgctctctttttgtttttctggggCGGATTTTAGGGTTAAACAGGTCGGTTTGCAACGGGAAAATCTCGCCAATTGTTTTCTCCCGTTGCTTAGATTGTCCCCTGGTAGAAACTAAGACCATTTCCCGACCTAAAATACGATCAAAAAACGGCCAGTCTCTTCCCAGGAGAACAGGGTATGGCAAACATTGTGCTACAGCCACTTTAACGTAAGCTGAATAACCATCAACAGTAAGTTTAACTTTAGTGGTGGGATAAACCCGagtttctccatggatacaggagatagccactttACCCTGTGGCTCCCAGGTTACCCCCTCCAAGAGAGCTTGTCGAATCAATGTCTGTGCACACCCAGAGTCCGCAAATGCGTAAGAACTCTTATCCCCGACCTGTACTCTTAATTGATAAGGGCCCTCCCGACATTCCCCAATGTTCCTACCTGTTACCGCTGACCAGGATCTTTTTGCCAGGTCCACCTCCATCATCGGACAATCCCTGGCAATATGTCCGGGCTCATTACACCTGTAACACACTGGGGTAGAAGGCACCAACGGAGTTTGTTTGTCCTGTGAGTCAGTGACCGACAGGTTAGGGGGTTTTCCTCTCGCCCAAGATGGGGCTAACCTCGGCCTCCATGGTCTAAAGGTCTGGTTACCCCCTCTGGGCTTCATTGATTGGTTGGTCCGGGTTGGCTTAGGGGCAGGAGTGGGGTCAGGGACGGCGCCTTCGTTTGCGTCTTCATATGCCTCCGCCAGGATGATGGCTTTCTCGAGAGTGGTAGGTTGATTCCGTTTAACCCACTCCCGGTTTCCTGGCGGTAGAATAGACGCGAACTGTTCTATCGCGATCTTCTGCACCAGTTCTTGGGGGGTGTGTTCTTCTGGTTGCAGCCACCGGGTGCATTGATCCAGGAGATACTGTCCCGCAACCCGGGGCcgcaccccctcggacagctggtATTCCCGGAAGCGGCGCCGGTATGTTTCTTCTGTGATCCCGAGGCGTGAGAGAATAGCTTCTTTTACTTTGGCATAATCCGCTGCCTCTGTGGCCATTAATGCCCTATACGCTGCTTGAGCTTCCCCTGTCAAGCAAGGTGCCAGTTTCATGGCCCAGTGTTCCTTGGGCCACCCTGCTGCTTCTGCCACTCTCTCAAAGGTGACCAGAAAAGCCTCGGGATCATCTTCCGGAGTCATCTTTTGTAACTTCGGTTGTGTTGCAAACATCCGGGCAACCGCTGTTTCCGATGCTGGTGTCGACATTTTctccaccagctgtccaaagaactGGGCGAGCTGTTCCTGGCGCCGTATCTCCCTCTCCTCTCGTttctcctcctgctccctaaacattgccaagactgtagctggatccatatcccacttctgacaccacgtgtgaggcgtgtgagtaataatggaatttccagacagtactttacgtgtaaaaagtttttctttattaatatttacacgaaaaaaaaacaaacaaaagaaggatgtgagggagggcgtgctggagaaacaaaacaaaaggatcgGAAGCTTCCTAGTCCTCTTCGTgatgtgctgaataaaacaaaagaaaaagaatcaaaaccaagagaacaacgtgagtaaagcttccgaccgtgaaaaataaaaacaacaagaacccggcactgattctctccctccagcctttcctccgcctacacttcgtgggaccaaccccggacacagtagcacgttccctttagtatgcaaagccccgccccggtagtcagtggaacaccaattccaactgacaggtgtccttgaacctcacgtgactccagtggctggaatttacatactcgttcttccgcccctcaccaaggtgccgcccctcataaagatgactttcgtcatggtcacgagatcttggtaagggaagtcccgagtcggtttgataccttctactgtcgggaggctgaattacagaccgaaacccctttgactcatcacaggcACATAAAGCTCCCTTCACTCATTCCCTAAGGAACTGGGATAACCTTTAAGATGGCGAACATAGTACTTCTGTCCCTCAAGGGAAGGTAATGAGTGAGCAAGGGTGCAGTTTGGGACTCAGCCAAGGTCTGCTTCTCTTCTTTCTATATGAAGAGTATTATCCCCATTGTTGCCTAGGTCCTCCCAACCACTAGAAGAACCTGTCTAATAATCTGTACCAGCATTTTAATGATCCTGAACTCTGGCTGACATGGAGTGACTTTCTCTTATCGTTTAGTTGACTCGATTGGGTTGAATGTGCTATTCTGGCAaattctttctgtttctttcctgCTCCGTCTGTAACCCCCTGACTTTGAGGGACTGCCTGTTTCTGTACCacactctgtatatatatattttttttcgtttttgtctCCAAAATTCCAGTCTGGGATTCTTGGGATGTCCACATGATGTTTCGAATGCTTCACACATGGCAAGTACTGCGAGTACCTTTTTAGGGCATCCTCAAAGCTGACATTAAAATACAACACTAACCTTTCTGCAGACCTTTTGTAGCTGTCTGGAACATGTGACTTTTCATCTGAATTAAGGTTTTCACCTGCAAAATGGATTTCCCATCCCTGAGAACCTGGATGATCTCCTGGGCCAGCCACATACAGTTTTTTCCATGGCTTTTTGCACATTGCTTTAGCCTCCTTCATAGTCTCTTCTTTTTCACCAAGCCACCCATGTGTCACTGTCGGAGAAAGCTGCCCTGACTAATAAGTGGAGCTCCTGCTTGCTAGTGACAATCATGTCATCTTCTTTGGTCGAAGACCGATTTCAAAAGCCTCCTTAGCTTCAGCGAGaaagaatgttttattttctggAGGACACTCAGCTGAGAAGCTGTAAGACAGTAAACAAGTTTGAGCACTCAATTAGCATGTCCCAGGGATCCAGCTTCTTTGACATCTTTTTACCTCATAAGTATATCCTTTTTGCTTCCTTTTTATCTAGAGCTCTGTACTGTCCATACCTACTCCACGGTTGGCCTAGATTTCTGCTGCTTGCTGTAGGCATACAGTCTTAACTTCTATTGTTAATATAATTATTCTGCACTTTTACAACACTTCATTCGTGTCCCATAATAAATTTACCACCAAACTGAAGGACTCCTAAACTTAGACAACATTGTAACAGCACTTAACTTGTTGACATCAGCAGATGTTTAAGTTTTATCTGAATTTAAATGTCAGCAACACACCCACTGTGGTCTAGTAGCTAAAGGTGACAAATACCTTGGAGTGATGTGTTTTGAAAGACAGGAAATCCCAATAATGTTTTTCTCCTTACATGTTGGCGTTGCTGTATAGACAGTCAGGTGTGCTGAATGAAAGGCTATTCATCTTAGTGCTGCTGCTGGGATGCAGGGAGTTCAAGAATACACTTAAATAAATACCTTGGTAAACAGGAGCACAGTACATTTGGCCACCATCACTGTCATTATAGACAAGCCAAAAGTCTTATATGTAAGTATTTGTAATTTAGCATCTACAAATTTAAAGAATCTGCCGCAAAGAATCGGTATACCACATCATAACTGGATGATCAGTTCTGAAGATGTAGGTAAAAAGAAATGTATGACAAATACAGTAATTGTACCATGGCCTACATTCACAGTATGCTGAATAACTTCAcaagtttttaaaattaaagcaatcCATTCCTAAAATGCAGAATAGCCATTATCCCAACCATTCACAAACCAGAAATGACTATAACTTACTTTCTGCCGCTCAGAAGAAGCAGTGCCATTGGATGTCCATTTCTTCTTAACTGTAGAATTGGTTTTATAGATCTAAAAATGTTGGGATGATATACATAATTACAGTATGTAAAGACTTACAATCACCTCAACCTATATTCTTGTCATCAAGGATATTAATCCACCAAAGACAAATACACAATTAATTCAGATAAGCCACAAGCATAAGTCTAATGCACCCACCGCCAAGTGCAAActttacaaaaacatgttttgaacACATTTAAGCTTCAACACTCACCACGCTGCTAAGCACAAACAGTGGAGTGAACTGACTGAACACTAAAGCCTGTCTGGCAGCCACTGCAGCCGACAGCAACACGATGGCTGCATTCTTCAAGAAGACCCTGTAAAAGGAAAGTGTGACAGCGCCA from Acipenser ruthenus chromosome 2, fAciRut3.2 maternal haplotype, whole genome shotgun sequence includes the following:
- the LOC131701959 gene encoding zinc finger and SCAN domain-containing protein 29-like, with translation MDPATVLAMFREQEEKREEREIRRQEQLAQFFGQLVEKMSTPASETAVARMFATQPKLQKMTPEDDPEAFLVTFERVAEAAGWPKEHWAMKLAPCLTGEAQAAYRALMATEAADYAKVKEAILSRLGITEETYRRRFREYQLSEGVRPRVAGQYLLDQCTRWLQPEEHTPQELVQKIAIEQFASILPPGNREWVKRNQPTTLEKAIILAEAYEDANEGAVPDPTPAPKPTRTNQSMKPRGGNQTFRPWRPRLAPSWARGKPPNLSVTDSQDKQTPLVPSTPVCYRCNEPGHIARDCPMMEVDLAKRSWSAVTAHHEED